A DNA window from Bdellovibrio sp. BCCA contains the following coding sequences:
- a CDS encoding acyl-CoA desaturase: protein MELSQQNKDQILDIKPTFAKALLVPALLCVGLGVFVLQRPVVWQDLFVLVVFYQIALFGISVANHRYFSHKAFKATPFFEFILFLTSAIAFQTPALTWAAVHRKHHQYSDREEDPHSPWFKNGRELSFWQGFWHSHVYWIFDLKILALIKKYTPDLYQNSRLVKWQRYHVLVGIVGVIIPGFIEAAMLGSWDGFIRGVFWGGFFRVMLLHNAIFLVNSWGCHYGWGRRAHETTDKSTNNAWLFPFILGEAWHNNHHAHQASATTSHHWYELDPHYWMLKAFEKIGWVSDLRTHA, encoded by the coding sequence ATGGAATTAAGTCAACAGAACAAAGATCAGATTCTTGATATCAAACCAACCTTTGCAAAAGCTCTTCTTGTGCCGGCACTTTTGTGCGTAGGTCTTGGTGTTTTTGTTTTGCAAAGACCGGTGGTGTGGCAGGATCTTTTTGTTCTGGTCGTTTTTTATCAAATAGCTTTGTTTGGAATCTCTGTCGCCAATCATCGCTATTTTTCCCACAAGGCATTTAAAGCAACTCCATTTTTTGAATTCATTTTATTTTTAACTTCAGCTATCGCTTTTCAAACGCCTGCTTTGACGTGGGCCGCAGTTCACAGAAAACACCATCAATACAGCGATAGGGAAGAAGATCCTCACTCACCATGGTTTAAAAACGGGCGTGAACTAAGTTTTTGGCAAGGCTTCTGGCATTCACACGTATACTGGATTTTTGATCTTAAGATCTTGGCACTTATCAAAAAATACACGCCGGATCTTTATCAAAACTCCCGACTCGTAAAATGGCAGCGCTATCATGTTCTTGTGGGAATTGTCGGCGTCATTATTCCCGGATTTATCGAAGCGGCGATGCTAGGATCATGGGACGGATTTATTCGCGGTGTTTTCTGGGGAGGCTTCTTCCGAGTGATGCTTCTTCATAATGCGATTTTCTTGGTGAATTCCTGGGGCTGCCATTATGGTTGGGGTCGTCGCGCCCACGAAACCACGGATAAGAGCACAAACAATGCTTGGCTTTTCCCTTTCATCTTAGGGGAAGCGTGGCACAACAATCATCACGCTCATCAAGCCAGCGCAACCACAAGTCATCACTGGTACGAACTAGATCCGCACTATTGGATGCTCAAAGCTTTTGAAAAAATCGGCTGGGTGTCGGACTTACGGACTCACGCTTAA
- a CDS encoding spinster family MFS transporter, translated as MTFRFVLILTVLNLFNYVDRFLMSASLSKVKADFVLSDFQGGILFSSFVIPYVIFSLILAYRADRTNRIHILKMGTLLWSSAAVLTALCQNYYQLLACRSLLGVGEAAFAAVAPAVVHHLCPVNSRGRLMALFTSALPLGMALGFVGGGFLTDSYGWRSAYLVMGVPAVLLSLIFFFTTASEDRIPVQKISIKDEFMSLLSNSQYMLLALGYAAYTFVAGGVTHWMPTYIEKQHSVSLAMANMIFGGAAIGFGLLGTWVGGIIADRWKRDKGGSYLEVSAISLAIAFVPFVMAFYSRSIPELVLWISLTQFFFFISNSPATIATLHSVTASQASFAMAFQIFLSHILGDALSAPMIGKISDVSGDLRLGVLTSAPVILLGAFLWYLPLRKTQRHQKVAGVQGLPVGE; from the coding sequence ATGACGTTTCGATTTGTTCTTATTCTAACGGTCCTGAATTTGTTTAATTACGTGGACCGTTTTTTGATGTCCGCCTCACTGAGCAAGGTGAAGGCGGATTTTGTTTTAAGTGACTTCCAAGGTGGAATTCTTTTTTCTTCCTTTGTTATTCCCTACGTTATTTTTTCTTTGATCCTTGCTTATCGTGCTGACCGCACAAACCGCATTCATATTCTAAAAATGGGAACACTGCTTTGGAGTTCTGCGGCGGTTCTAACGGCTCTTTGTCAGAACTATTATCAACTTTTGGCATGTCGTTCTTTACTGGGTGTTGGCGAAGCGGCTTTTGCAGCAGTAGCTCCTGCGGTTGTTCATCATCTCTGTCCCGTTAACTCCCGTGGACGTTTGATGGCCTTATTTACTTCAGCACTTCCTTTGGGAATGGCGCTAGGTTTTGTTGGCGGTGGATTTTTAACGGACAGTTACGGATGGCGTTCGGCTTATCTCGTAATGGGAGTTCCGGCAGTTTTATTAAGTCTGATTTTCTTTTTTACGACCGCTTCTGAAGATCGTATCCCTGTCCAAAAAATCAGTATCAAAGATGAATTCATGTCACTACTGTCAAATTCTCAGTACATGCTTTTAGCTTTGGGATATGCAGCTTACACATTTGTAGCGGGTGGCGTGACTCACTGGATGCCGACTTATATTGAAAAGCAGCACAGTGTGAGTCTTGCGATGGCCAATATGATTTTTGGTGGAGCTGCGATTGGTTTTGGTCTTTTAGGAACATGGGTGGGTGGAATTATTGCCGACCGCTGGAAAAGGGACAAAGGCGGATCTTATCTTGAAGTGAGCGCGATCTCCTTGGCGATTGCATTTGTGCCTTTCGTGATGGCGTTTTACTCGCGCTCTATTCCAGAGTTAGTTCTATGGATTTCTTTAACACAGTTTTTCTTTTTTATTTCAAACAGTCCCGCAACGATTGCAACACTCCATTCTGTGACAGCTTCACAGGCAAGTTTTGCAATGGCGTTTCAAATTTTCTTAAGTCATATTTTAGGGGACGCTTTAAGTGCGCCTATGATTGGAAAAATTTCTGATGTTAGCGGTGATCTGCGTTTAGGCGTTCTTACGTCAGCTCCGGTGATTCTTCTTGGAGCGTTCTTGTGGTACTTGCCTTTAAGAAAGACTCAACGTCATCAAAAAGTGGCGGGAGTGCAGGGACTTCCGGTCGGGGAGTGA